The following DNA comes from Methanomassiliicoccales archaeon LGM-DZ1.
GGATGACGGACGACGTCAGGGAATCGGCGAGGGAGCTCATCGGGCTCATGGGGTTCCCGATCGTCCAGGCCCCGTCGGACGGGGAGCAGGAGGCCGCGTACATGTGCATCAAGGGCGACGTCTACGCCGCCGCGTCCCAGGATTACGATTCCCTCCTCTTCGGGACCCCTACCCTGGTGAGGAACCTCACCCTCACCGGCAGGAGGAAGGTGCCGGGGAGGGACGTCTACCGGGAGATCAAGACGGAGATCATAGACTCGGCCGAATGCCTGTCGAAACTGGGCATCACCCGCAGCCAACTCGTCGACATGTGCATGCTCATGGGCACGGACTTCAACGCCGGGATCAAGGGCATCGGGCCCAAGAAGGCACTGAAGTACATCCGCGAGAACGGGGACCTGGAGCACGTCCTCGCCAGGATCGGGGAGGACATACCCGACCGCGACGAGATCAGGGACATATTCCTGAACTACAAGGGCGCCGACGGGTACGATACCCAGTACACCGAGCCGGACCGCCAGGGGGTCATCGACATGCTGGCCGGGTACGATTTCTCCGAGGACCGGGTGGCGGCCGCCCTGGACAGGATCGATAAGGCGCGCGCCGAGCAGAAGAAGAAACGCCAGCAAAGGTCCCTGGACGCGTTCTTCTGAGGCCCCTCCGCCCGGGCGCCGAAAGACCCAGACGCATATCCGCTCAGTCTTCGGCAAGCTATATAACATCGGAGCCGATGGTCGGGCCGTGAACGGCGGCAAGATATACCCCGTTCAGAAGGACGAGCGATGATAAAGCAGATCCAGGCCAGTTATTCCGCCCCCAAGGCGGAGAAGGACGTCCAGGAGCTCTGGGCGTCGGAGCATGCATACGAGAAGACCAAGGAACTGAGGGAGCACGGACCGGCGTTCTACTTCCTCGACGGCCCCCCTTACACGACGGGATCGATCCACCTCGGGACGGCGATGAACAAGACGGTCAAGGACATCCTCATCCGCTACTGGAGGATGAACGGCTACAATGTCCGCGACCAGCCCGGGTTCGACATGCACGGCCTCCCCATCGAGGTCCAGGTCGAGAAGAAGATCGGGGTCCACTCCAAGAAGCAGATCACCGACGAGATCGGCATAGACAAGTTCGTCACGACCTGCCAGGACTTCGCCTACGGGCTGCATGCCAGCATGACCGACGCGTTCAAGAGGCTGGGGGTCTGGATGGACTGGGACCACCCCTATCAGACCCTGAAGCTCGATTACATGGAGTCCGCCTGGTGGACCGCCCAGCAGGCGTTCAGGAAAGGGCTGCTGAAGGACTCGTCCAGGGTCGTCACCTGGTGCCCCCGCTGCGAGACCGCCCTCGCCGAGGCCGAGATAGACTACTGGGACGAGACCGACCCCTCCGTGATGGTCAGGTTCCCCCTGGCCGACGGGAGCGGGACGTCGCTCCTAATCTGGACCACCACCCCCTGGACCCTGCCCTCCAACGTGGCCGTGGCCGTCCACCCGGACGAGACCTACGCCAGGGTCCTCATGAAAGCGGAAGACGGCAGGTCCGAGACCGTCATCATAATGAAGTGCCAGGCGGAGTTCGTCATGCAGAAGGGAGGCTACACCTCCTTCGAGATCCTCGGCGAGATGCAGGGGAAGGACCTGGTCGGCACCGGCTACGTCCCGCCCTTCGAGATCGGGGACTGCCTGAAGAGGACCGACTACACCTACAAGGTCGTCACCGCCGATTACGTCGAGAAGGACAACACCGGGCTGGTCCACACCGCGACCGGGTTCGGTCCCGACGACTTCGAGACCGGCAGGAGGTTCGGCATACCCGCGTTCTGCCCGGTGGACGAGTCCGGGAGGTTCACGCAGGACTTCCCGATGATGGCCGGCAAGAAGGTCCGCACCTGCAACGACGAGGTCATCAAATACCTGCAGGAGAAGGACATCCTCTACAACACCTCCAAGATCAAGCACAGGTACGGCCACTGCTGGAGATGCAAGACCCCTATAATCTACAGGAACACCCGCCAGTGGTTCATCGAGGTCCCCAAGGTGAAGGACACCATGCTCTCCGAGATCGACCGCGTCAAATGGACCCCCGAGTGGGCCGGCGCCGCCAGGGAGAAGAACTGGGTGGAGGGCGCCCGCGACTGGTGCGTCTCGAGGCAGAGGTTCTGGGGCATCCCCCTCCCCATCTGGGAATGCTCCTGCGGCGAGAAGAAGGTCGTCGGCCAGTACGACGAGTTGAAGGAAGGCGAGGGGTACACCGAGGGCATGGACACCCACCGCCCCTGGATCGACGGCGTGACCTTCAAGTGCCCCAAGTGCGGCGGCACCATGCGCAGGATCCCCGACGTCATGGACGTCTGGTTCGATTCCGGCGTCGCAGCATGGGCGGACCTCGGTTACCCCCACAGGAAGGAGGAGTTCCAGAAATGGTGGCCCCCGAAGTTCATCGTCGAGGCCCAGGACCAGACCCGCGGATGGTTCTACACCCAGCTGGCGGCCGGCGTCGTCTCCTTCGGGCGCGCCCCGTACGACGAGGTGATGATGCACGGGTGGATGCTCGATTCCAAGGGCAGGAAGATGTCCAAGTCCCTCGGTAACGTCGTCACCCCCGAGGAGGTCATCGACCAGTACGGCGCCGACGCCCTCAGGTTCTACATGATCATGGTCAACGCCCCCTGGGAGGACACCTCCTTCCAGAAGACCGGCCCCAAGGACGCCTGGAAGGTGCTCAACACCTTCTGGAACGTCATCAACTTCGCGGCCATGTACATGTCCATGGACGGGTACGACCCCGCTGAGCACAGCCTCGAGAGCATCATGCCCCACCTCAGGAACGAGGACAAATGGATGCTCTCCAGGACGGAGAAGATGAAGGCGGCCGTGACCGAGGGCATCGAGAGCAGGGAGCTCCAGAAGGTCGTCCGTGCGCTGTCCGACTACATCATGGAGGACCTCTCCCGCTGGTACCTGCACCTGATAAGGGACAGGAGCTGGGACGAGGAGAGCTCGGAGGACAAGACCGCCTCCTACTTCATGCTCCACCGCTCGATCATGAGCGCGGCCATAGCCCTCGCCCCTGTCTGCCCGCACATCTCGGAGATCGCTTACGGCGCCATGGACGGGAAGAAGCTCACCGTCCACATGGAGGACTGGCCCAAGCCCGACATGAGCCTGGTGAACGAGGACCTCGAGCACAGCATGTCCCTGATCCAGAACATCATCGAGACCGTCGCGGCCGAGAGGGCCAAGACCGGGTCCAAGCTCAGGTGGCCGCTGAAGGCGGTCTACGTCCGCGGGGCCGACGAGAAGGTCAACTCGCTCGTGAAGGTCTTCGATTCTGTCCTGGCGCAGCAGGGCAACATCAAGAGCATCGATTACCTCCCGCCCAACGGAGAGGTCGTCGGCAAGAGCGATATCGAGCCGGTGCCGTTCTCGGAAGGGGAGCTCTTCATCGATTTCGAGATCACTCCCGAGATCGAGGCCGAGGGATACGCCCGCGAGCTGATCAGGAGGATCCAGCAGATGAGGAAGGACATGAAGCTGAACGTCGAGGACTACATCAACGTCGACGTGAAGGCCGAGCCCCGCCTCACCGCCCTGTTCGAGACCTGGAAGGACCATATCATGTCCGAGGTGCGCGCCAAGCAGATCGTCTTCACCGACGAGCCCGCCGGCGAGTCCGTCAAGGACTGGGACATCACCGGGAAGAACGTCACCATCGGAGTGGCGTCCACCAGGATCTGATCCCGGAAAAACCCTGGGGGAGAACATCTCCCCTGTATTCTCTTTATCTGAAAGCTCTGGCGCATCCCGCTCCCTCCCGAGAGCGGGATGCATACCGGGCGGCCGGATCAAACGGCCTTATGCAGCAAAGCCCCGACTATGCCGCCGACCCCGTCGACGAGCTCCTCTTCCGGGATGCTGCCGGACTCCGCCCATTTGTAAGAGACGTTCTCGCCGTTCAGTTTCACATCCTCCGAGGCGACCCTGTAGAGGAACGGATGCACGTCCCAAACGGTGTTCCCCTCCCTCACGAGGATCTCCTCTCCGGCGGCGTCCGGGAACCCGACGGAGATCCCGGTCTCCTCGGAGATCTCCCTGCGGGCGGCCTCCTCGGGGGTCTCCCCCCTCTCGACGCTGCCCGACACGAGGGAAATCTTCCCGGGGAACGAGTGCGCATGCTCCGGCCTCTTCAGGTACAGCACCTTCCCGCCGCAGACGAGGACGGAGGAGACGGTGTGCCTGAGCTCCACGCCCTTCAGCTCCACGTACCCGCGGGACCCGTCGACGGCAACCTCATCGCCGTCGCGGAAGAGGGAGACGTCGATACCGTCGACCATGGGCACGGACGAGATGACCGCCCCGGTGGTGACGATGGTCTCGGCGCTCCTGTTCACAAGTGCCAGAGGCGCCTTCCCGTGGACCATGAGGTCGTAGACAACGTACGATCCGACGGTGGACCCCTTCCCGTTCGGGAACATGAACACCCTGCCGGCGATGTTCCCGTCTCTGACATGCAGGTCCCCGGTGGAGCCGTCCACGCCGCCCAGGAAGCTGAACGCCTCCGGATAGGTCACAGCGGTGCCCTCGGCGAAGCCGGGGGATATCGCCCTGCCCTTCATGATCATTCTATCACCTTCAGCAAGTCGGGGATATCAGCGAACATGACCTTCTGGGAGCAGAGGGTGGGCAGGTAGTTGCCGGCCTTGGCGGAATTGGTGGCCGTCCTCCGGAAGGTGCCCTCGATGGGCGCCACCACCATGCAGGTGTCCGCCAGGACGGGGCCGAACTCCTCCATCACCTTCACGTCCTCGGCGCACTGCTCGCGCACGGATTCCGAGGTGCAGAACCAGATCTCCGTGTCCCTGTTCCTCTTCTTCTTCCCCTTGAGCATCGACGCTATGTCGTGCATCTCCTTGGGAGAGAGGTGGGGGCATCCCAGCGCGATCAGCTGGACATCGTCCGCGGTGTTCAACTTGTCGTACGCGGCCTTCATCTCTTCCTTCCCTATGCTGATGTGCTCCAGGCCGGAGATGTCGAGACCGTCCTTAGCCTCGGGGGTGCATCCCTCGGCATGCCAGAGCGCCACGGAACCGGCGGCCGCCATGGCCGCCGAGAGGGTTTTGGCGTCCTCGATCGCGATGTCCCTGAGCCCGCGGAAGTAAGGGACCCCGCGGCCCATCTCCATCCCTACTGCCTGTCCCAGAAGGGAATAATCGAACACCGATCCCCCGAAGTCCGAGACGTCTATGACCTTGGTCGGTCTCCTGTTGGCGTCGAGATGGAGGCCGTAGTTGGCGGTCTTGCCGATAATGGCGGCGGCCAGGGCGCCCGGCCCGCCTTCGCGGTTGGTCCTGGCTCCGAAATACGAATTGGCGACAGAGAGGGCAGAGGACTCCGCCCAGGCGATGTGCTGCCCTTTCTTCGGGACGTTGTCGCCGAGGTACGGGGTGCAGGAGCAGGTCTTCCTTATCCCCATCTTCCCGTACAGGTCGATGATCTCCAGCTGCTTCTCCGCGAACTCGGGGGAGATGTGCATCTCCTTCCAGCGCCCGCGGTCCATGCCGACCGGGTTGAGGGTCGAGGGAACTGAGACCTTGGCCCCTCCGGCGGCAAGGTCGGAGAGGTACTTCAGCCCGCCGTCGCCGATCGTCTTGTAGGATGCGCCCGAAAGATGGGCGGATGCGATGTCCACGAGGCTCTCCGCGCCGTAGACCTTGCCCAGGGCCACGACCAGCTCCATGGCCTTCTGGAAGCCGGCGCCCTTCTCGCCGTCCAGGACGGCCTGCTCCTCATCCGTCAGTATCATGGACGGACCATGGCGTTCCGGCTATTATAGGCTGACCTCACGCCCCGGCCGCGCCTGAAGCATCGCGGCGCTTCATGGCCGCGATGAGCACAACGGCGGTGAACAGCGCCGCGGCCATGCCGAGGATGCCTCCCACATACCCGATGTCGCCGACAGACAGATTGTCAGTGACCGCCCCGCCCAGGATCGAGCCCATGGCAATCCCTACATTGTATATCCCGGACTGGAGAGACATGGCGATGGCGGCGGAGTCCTGCTGGGAGGCATGCAGGGTCTCGTTCTGGAAGGAGATGTTGAACATGGTGTGGGACATCCCCCAAAGGATCACCAGCAGGAGCACCGCGATCTCGAGTTCCGCGGCGGCAGCGAGAGCCAGCATCGACAGCGACGAGAACGTCAGCGCGGACATTATGAAGGCATACCTCGCGGAGCCGTACTTCTTGGTGAAGAGAACGCTCCCGATCAGGCCGGCGAGCCCGAAGATGATGAGCGCGGCGGTGATCATGTTCTCCGACATGCCTGCGGTCTGGAGCATGAAGGGCTCGATGTAGCTGTACGCAGTGTAATAGCCGGTGACGTAGACCGCGATGACCAGGTATATCCCCATCAGGACACGGTTCCTGAATATCTCCGGAAGCCGCCTGACGGTGAAGGTTCCGGGGTTCTCCACCCTTGGGAAGACGATGGCCAGCATGACTAGGACCGCCGCTGCCGCCAGCGCCATGGCGATGAACGCCATCCTCCACCCCAGCGCGAGCCCTATGACCCTTCCCAGGGGCAGGCCGATGACCATCGCGAGAGAGGTGCCGGTGGCGATCAGGCTCAGCGCCACCTTCTGATGCTCCCTGTCCACCACCCTGACCGCCAGCGGGGCCGCGATCGACCAGAACACTGAATGCGCCACGGCCACTCCGAGACGGGACGCCATCAGCATCCAATAGGACGTTGAGATGCCTGACATGAACTGGAAGACGGCGAAGAGGACCACCGTCATCAGGAGCATCCTGCGGTACTCCATCTTCCTGAGGAGGAGCATGATCGGGAGCGACAGGATGGCGACGGCCCAGGCGTAGACGGAGATGATGAGCCCGGCCTTTGATTCCGAGATGCTGAAATCATCCGAAATGGCCGTGAGCAGCCCGATGGGCATGAACTCGGACATATTGAAGATGAAAACGCTGAGGGCGATGCCGATCAGCGGTAGCCACTGCCTGCCGCTCATTTATCTCACTCGGACGGGCTTGTTCTAACCTGTTGAAATAACCATCGCCTGTACGCCGACGATGGCATAAGCAGGTATTGCCGTAATTTTTTTACTGAAGATAGGAAACCGTTAAAAGAGATGTGCGGCCATAGCGATTTGATGGCACAGCGTGCATCGAACAATGGAAACACCATGCTCAGGAAGTTCTCTGTGGAGAACTACAAGAACTTCTGCGATAAGGCCGTCCTCGATTTCACTGCTGTCAGAGACTATTCGTTCAGCAAAGACTGCATCAGGAACGGCCTCCTCGACAAGGCGGTCCTGATCGGGAAAAACGGCAGCGGAAAGACCAACCTCGGTTTCGCACTTTTCGATATAGTCTACACTCTGACCGACAATCAGTCTGAGATCCATCAAACTGATGAGCAAAGCTTCATCAACGGCGACAGCAGAGGGAACGAAGCCGCATTCTGCTATGAGTTCCAGCACGGCGATTCGATCATTGAATACTCCTACAGGAAATCCTCTCCGTTCAAGATCACATATGAAAAGTTAGCAGTCGGCGGGAAAACTGTCTTTGAGATAGAAGATGCAAAACTTACATCCCTGGATGCCCAACTGATGAGTGCGATCGGCGCCGGAGATCTTCAGTTCTCCGCATACGGCGGTTCGCTCGCATTCTTCAGGTACGTGGCCCACAATACGCCGCAGTCTCCTGAATCTCCGGTGTATTGGATAACCGATTTCGTCAGGAGGATGCTGTATTTCAGGTCTGTACAGGACGGAAACGTCTACATCGGCCTGACCAAGGGGCAGGAATCGTTGGACCAGTATCTGATAGAGAACAACTTGGTCGATGATTTTCAGAGATTCCTGAACGATACTGCAGGCTTTGAAATGAAGCTGTCGACAGTGGATACTGAGGCCATGCCGAGCATAGTCGTTCAGAGATTCCGCAAAAAGCCAGTGCTGCTGAGCGCCGTGGCATCAAGCGGAACCAAGGCCCTCGAGCTCTACTACTATTGGAGCAGAAGATTCGATGATGCGTCATTCATATTCATTGACGAGTTCGATGCGTTCTACCATTACGAACTTGCAGAGAATATGCTGAGGAACGTACTGAAGATAAGATCTGCCCAGATAGTTCTGACGACTCACAATACAGGCTTGGTAGGAAACGATCTCCTTAGGCCGGACTGCTATCTGATGATCGATGACGGACAGATAAGATCGTTTTCCGGATCGACAGGCCGCGAGATCCGCAAAGGGCACAATCTGGAGAAGATGCTCCGTAAGGGAGAGTTCGATGGCGGAGATAATCCTGTTCATAATCGAAGTGGAGAGCGAGCCACGATTCCTGAAAAAAACATGAGTTAATCGTCTCGAACCTGAGGTTGAAACCTATTCCTGTGAATCAATCTTCACTGAAATTCTCGGATTTGTAGGTACATCAGGAATCCGCCAAAGCTGATTCCGGAATGTAAGTGTACGGTTTCAGGACCAGGGTCTTTGGCGGATGCGGCACCTTGAGATCATCCATGAACCTGCGGTTCCGTTTGGTGATCTCCAATACCCTCCATTCCCCCTTCTTTCCGATTGCCAGTATGTTGTCCATGGACTGGAGGACGGTCCGCACGGGTTCCCCGTGCCTGCTGTCCCGAAGCTCTTTCGCCATGGTGCACCATAATATCAGAGCAACGAACTTGATCAGCAGACGGCCCTTGGCCGTCTGCGGATCCTTAGTCCTGAACCTGTTCCCGTCCAATTCGTTCTTCATCACATCGAATGCTTGTTCCACATATGTCCTGCAGTCGTAGCAGGACATCATGTCCTCCCAATCCTCTATCCCTTTGCAGAACATCACGAACATGCCGTTGCGGTTCATGGAGAACGACATGGCATTCTTCCTGCGCTCTATCCTGAGTTTCCCTTCCCCATCCACGCTCAGGTCGAAGTATTTCGCATACGGTCCCGCGAGTCTCTTCGCTTCCTTCACCGCCGTGTACGGATTGGTCTCGGACAATCTCTTCTCTATGTCCAGGATCGCTTTGTACACCGTATCCGCATCCTCTGCCGCCTTCTGCCTGTCGTAGCAGGCATACGCCTTCATCCTCATGTTCTCCGGAGCATCCGCGAAACGCGGATCCTCCGGCAGGATGAGTTCGTATTCCGCAGTATCATTGGAGTCCTCATCCTCCGTTTCGGGTTCCGCTCTGGGGACTATGGCCACTTCCGATTCCAGCACGGAATATGTATGTTCATCATGCAGCCTCAGCGAATCGGCATGGTGCTTCTCCTTCACGAGTCTGGAAAGGAGGGCCTTAACACACCTGGTTGCCTTCTTCCCGGGGATCACGAAGGATACCTCCTTCTCCAGCAGATACTTCAGATTGGATGCGGAACCGAATCCCCTGTCCATGATGAGAGAACAATCGCCTTCCTTCAGTTCCCCCACACGTTCCACCGTCCTTTCCAGTGTCCTTAGATCGGGAATCGACCCCGGATACAGTTCGAACATCACCGGTATGCCGGACTTGTCGGTGACAAGTCCGAAGTTCAGCTGTTTCATCTTCTCTTTATCGCGGTTGTATCCCCATTCCGCCCATTCCCTCATCCTGCTGTGGCTGGAAACCGATGTTAGATCGAATGTCAGAGTGCCTTCGGCCCTTGCCAGTCTCCTTTCGAACAGGTTCTCGAGGCTGCCCAGGCTCTCTCCCAGGAACTTTGTGAATTCCGACAATCTGGGAGAGGAGAATCTCCCTTCCAGCCCCAGCATCTCCCCGATCAGGCAGCCGTCGACGGTATCCTCCACGGACGAGAACGGTCCTCCGGATAATGCCTGTGCCACGGCACAGGCGAGTATCCGGTCCCCTTCAGGACCGAAACAATAGAAGAGATCCTCCCTCAGCCCGATGCGTTCAGATATGCTCTTGAGCATATGCGAACCCCCGAATCTCTTCCCGGTTATGTCCTCATCCGACAGGAAAGAATCCGTCCGAGCACGATTTTTCTTGGGAATTATTTTTCCGCTCTCTTCGTCAAGAATCCCGATATATTCATTCACGGTCTTCGGATACTTGCTTCCTGGCTCGTACACAGAGGTGCTTCTGTAAGCATATTTCCTGTTACCCCTCTGAACGTAATATATTTCGGGCATATACCTATATTGTAGGTATATTATAAAAACTCATCGATATATAAAGCGTATT
Coding sequences within:
- a CDS encoding MFS transporter, whose protein sequence is MSGRQWLPLIGIALSVFIFNMSEFMPIGLLTAISDDFSISESKAGLIISVYAWAVAILSLPIMLLLRKMEYRRMLLMTVVLFAVFQFMSGISTSYWMLMASRLGVAVAHSVFWSIAAPLAVRVVDREHQKVALSLIATGTSLAMVIGLPLGRVIGLALGWRMAFIAMALAAAAVLVMLAIVFPRVENPGTFTVRRLPEIFRNRVLMGIYLVIAVYVTGYYTAYSYIEPFMLQTAGMSENMITAALIIFGLAGLIGSVLFTKKYGSARYAFIMSALTFSSLSMLALAAAAELEIAVLLLVILWGMSHTMFNISFQNETLHASQQDSAAIAMSLQSGIYNVGIAMGSILGGAVTDNLSVGDIGYVGGILGMAAALFTAVVLIAAMKRRDASGAAGA
- the fen gene encoding flap endonuclease-1 → MNGRKVAIDTYNIAYQFMSAIRQPDGYPLCDSRGRTTSHLTGLLHRSASLVEAGIEPIFVFDGKPHPLKRATLDERKARRDEAEKEWREAVERGDLKTARTKAQQTSRMTDDVRESARELIGLMGFPIVQAPSDGEQEAAYMCIKGDVYAAASQDYDSLLFGTPTLVRNLTLTGRRKVPGRDVYREIKTEIIDSAECLSKLGITRSQLVDMCMLMGTDFNAGIKGIGPKKALKYIRENGDLEHVLARIGEDIPDRDEIRDIFLNYKGADGYDTQYTEPDRQGVIDMLAGYDFSEDRVAAALDRIDKARAEQKKKRQQRSLDAFF
- a CDS encoding IS1634 family transposase, coding for MPEIYYVQRGNRKYAYRSTSVYEPGSKYPKTVNEYIGILDEESGKIIPKKNRARTDSFLSDEDITGKRFGGSHMLKSISERIGLREDLFYCFGPEGDRILACAVAQALSGGPFSSVEDTVDGCLIGEMLGLEGRFSSPRLSEFTKFLGESLGSLENLFERRLARAEGTLTFDLTSVSSHSRMREWAEWGYNRDKEKMKQLNFGLVTDKSGIPVMFELYPGSIPDLRTLERTVERVGELKEGDCSLIMDRGFGSASNLKYLLEKEVSFVIPGKKATRCVKALLSRLVKEKHHADSLRLHDEHTYSVLESEVAIVPRAEPETEDEDSNDTAEYELILPEDPRFADAPENMRMKAYACYDRQKAAEDADTVYKAILDIEKRLSETNPYTAVKEAKRLAGPYAKYFDLSVDGEGKLRIERRKNAMSFSMNRNGMFVMFCKGIEDWEDMMSCYDCRTYVEQAFDVMKNELDGNRFRTKDPQTAKGRLLIKFVALILWCTMAKELRDSRHGEPVRTVLQSMDNILAIGKKGEWRVLEITKRNRRFMDDLKVPHPPKTLVLKPYTYIPESALADS
- a CDS encoding AAA family ATPase, encoding MAQRASNNGNTMLRKFSVENYKNFCDKAVLDFTAVRDYSFSKDCIRNGLLDKAVLIGKNGSGKTNLGFALFDIVYTLTDNQSEIHQTDEQSFINGDSRGNEAAFCYEFQHGDSIIEYSYRKSSPFKITYEKLAVGGKTVFEIEDAKLTSLDAQLMSAIGAGDLQFSAYGGSLAFFRYVAHNTPQSPESPVYWITDFVRRMLYFRSVQDGNVYIGLTKGQESLDQYLIENNLVDDFQRFLNDTAGFEMKLSTVDTEAMPSIVVQRFRKKPVLLSAVASSGTKALELYYYWSRRFDDASFIFIDEFDAFYHYELAENMLRNVLKIRSAQIVLTTHNTGLVGNDLLRPDCYLMIDDGQIRSFSGSTGREIRKGHNLEKMLRKGEFDGGDNPVHNRSGERATIPEKNMS
- a CDS encoding aconitase X catalytic domain-containing protein, whose protein sequence is MILTDEEQAVLDGEKGAGFQKAMELVVALGKVYGAESLVDIASAHLSGASYKTIGDGGLKYLSDLAAGGAKVSVPSTLNPVGMDRGRWKEMHISPEFAEKQLEIIDLYGKMGIRKTCSCTPYLGDNVPKKGQHIAWAESSALSVANSYFGARTNREGGPGALAAAIIGKTANYGLHLDANRRPTKVIDVSDFGGSVFDYSLLGQAVGMEMGRGVPYFRGLRDIAIEDAKTLSAAMAAAGSVALWHAEGCTPEAKDGLDISGLEHISIGKEEMKAAYDKLNTADDVQLIALGCPHLSPKEMHDIASMLKGKKKRNRDTEIWFCTSESVREQCAEDVKVMEEFGPVLADTCMVVAPIEGTFRRTATNSAKAGNYLPTLCSQKVMFADIPDLLKVIE
- a CDS encoding DUF126 domain-containing protein; this translates as MIMKGRAISPGFAEGTAVTYPEAFSFLGGVDGSTGDLHVRDGNIAGRVFMFPNGKGSTVGSYVVYDLMVHGKAPLALVNRSAETIVTTGAVISSVPMVDGIDVSLFRDGDEVAVDGSRGYVELKGVELRHTVSSVLVCGGKVLYLKRPEHAHSFPGKISLVSGSVERGETPEEAARREISEETGISVGFPDAAGEEILVREGNTVWDVHPFLYRVASEDVKLNGENVSYKWAESGSIPEEELVDGVGGIVGALLHKAV
- the ileS gene encoding isoleucine--tRNA ligase — its product is MIKQIQASYSAPKAEKDVQELWASEHAYEKTKELREHGPAFYFLDGPPYTTGSIHLGTAMNKTVKDILIRYWRMNGYNVRDQPGFDMHGLPIEVQVEKKIGVHSKKQITDEIGIDKFVTTCQDFAYGLHASMTDAFKRLGVWMDWDHPYQTLKLDYMESAWWTAQQAFRKGLLKDSSRVVTWCPRCETALAEAEIDYWDETDPSVMVRFPLADGSGTSLLIWTTTPWTLPSNVAVAVHPDETYARVLMKAEDGRSETVIIMKCQAEFVMQKGGYTSFEILGEMQGKDLVGTGYVPPFEIGDCLKRTDYTYKVVTADYVEKDNTGLVHTATGFGPDDFETGRRFGIPAFCPVDESGRFTQDFPMMAGKKVRTCNDEVIKYLQEKDILYNTSKIKHRYGHCWRCKTPIIYRNTRQWFIEVPKVKDTMLSEIDRVKWTPEWAGAAREKNWVEGARDWCVSRQRFWGIPLPIWECSCGEKKVVGQYDELKEGEGYTEGMDTHRPWIDGVTFKCPKCGGTMRRIPDVMDVWFDSGVAAWADLGYPHRKEEFQKWWPPKFIVEAQDQTRGWFYTQLAAGVVSFGRAPYDEVMMHGWMLDSKGRKMSKSLGNVVTPEEVIDQYGADALRFYMIMVNAPWEDTSFQKTGPKDAWKVLNTFWNVINFAAMYMSMDGYDPAEHSLESIMPHLRNEDKWMLSRTEKMKAAVTEGIESRELQKVVRALSDYIMEDLSRWYLHLIRDRSWDEESSEDKTASYFMLHRSIMSAAIALAPVCPHISEIAYGAMDGKKLTVHMEDWPKPDMSLVNEDLEHSMSLIQNIIETVAAERAKTGSKLRWPLKAVYVRGADEKVNSLVKVFDSVLAQQGNIKSIDYLPPNGEVVGKSDIEPVPFSEGELFIDFEITPEIEAEGYARELIRRIQQMRKDMKLNVEDYINVDVKAEPRLTALFETWKDHIMSEVRAKQIVFTDEPAGESVKDWDITGKNVTIGVASTRI